One Branchiostoma floridae strain S238N-H82 chromosome 1, Bfl_VNyyK, whole genome shotgun sequence genomic region harbors:
- the LOC118413257 gene encoding putative 2'-deoxynucleoside 5'-phosphate N-hydrolase 1: MSGEGASSYCTRVKVEKVIHLAGNSRSPTSQKISTRHRALKAPITMKIYFCGSIRGGRGDAELYSRIIEQLKAYGTVLTEHVGFKEPILKHIEGDDVAIHTQDMAWLEESDVVVAEVTQPSLGVGYEIGRAVAWKKRILCLYRPDDGKGLSAMVRGAHDGKNFIVKDYQEPEVPGILKEFLSSS; this comes from the exons ATGTCGGGAGAGGGCGCCAGTTCATATTGTACTagggtcaaagttgaaaagGTCATTCACTTGGCGGGAAACTCCAGAAGTCCGACAAGTCAGAAGATATCAACGCGACACAGGGCATTAAAAG CACCAATCACCATGAAGATCTACTTCTGTGGCAGTATCCGTGGAGGCCGGGGTGATGCAGAACTGTACAGCAGGATCATTGAACAGCTGAAGGCCTATGGGACTGTCCTGACTGAACATGTAGGGTTTAAAGAGCCCATTCTCAAACATATTGAAG GTGATGATGTGGCTATACACACACAGGACATGGCATGGCTGGAAGAGTCAGATG TTGTGGTTGCTGAGGTGACCCAGCCATCACTTGGAGTAGGATATGAGATTGGGAGAGCAGTGGCATGGAAGAAAAGGATTCTGTGTCTGTACAGGCCTGATGATGGCAAAG GTTTGTCAGCCATGGTCCGAGGTGCCCATGATGGTAAGAACTTCATTGTCAAGGATTACCAGGAACCAGAGGTGCCAGGCATCCTCAAGGAGTTCCTTAGCAGCTCGTAG